AACAAGCAGCTTTTATTGACAGAGCGTGGCAATATGTACGGCTACAATAATTTAGTGGTTGATTTCAGGAATATCCCAGATATGTTGCAGCATGGCTTTCCTGTTGTGATGGATTGTACTCATTCGGTCCAAAGACCTGGAGGAGCAGGAGGAAAAACCGGTGGGAATCGTGAATTTGTTCCAAATATGGCATTGGCAGCAAAAGCTTTTGGAGCCAATGGATATTTTATTGAAACACATCCAAACCCAGAGGAGGCATGGAGTGACGGACCAAACCAATTGTTTTTAAAGGATTTAAAAGATTTAATAAAAAAATTAACAGCATGAGTCGAATTTTAGAATCTGCTAAAGAAACGATTGCCATTGAAGCTAAATCAGTACAGGATTTAGCTAGTTTGTTGACGGATGATTTCGAGAAAGCTGTTAACGCCATCATGGAAAGCAAAGGAAAGCTAATCGTCACAGGAATGGGTAAATCTGGTATTATTGGAAAGAAGATTGCAGCAACATTTTCCAGCACAGGAACCCCAAGTTATTTTCTCCATCCTGGAGAAGCGTACCATGGGGATTTGGGACTGATTCAAGATCATGATATTGTGATGGCCATCTCCAATTCAGGAGAAACGGATGAATTGTTAAAAATAATACCTTTTTTCTTACGTAATGGTAATAAGGTGATAGGAGTAAGTGGTAATCCCGCATCAACATTGGCTAAAAATACGCACTTTCATTTAAATGTTAATGTAGAGCAAGAAGCTTGCCCGCTTGATTTAGCGCCTACTTCTTCAACTACTGCTACTTTAGTGATGGGAGATGCTTTAGCCGTGGCCTTAATGAAAGAGCGTGACTTTAAACCGGAGCATTTTGCCTTGTTTCATCCGGGAGGATCATTAGGTAGAAGGCTATTAATGACGGTGAAGGATGTGATGCGCTCTACGGATTTGCCCGTAATTGATGCTGAAAGCGAAATGGATGAAGTGATTGGTACTATGTCTAATGGTAGGCTAGGGCTTGCTATAGTGGAAGAAAACGGGCAGTTAGCAGGTGTCATTACAGATGGTGATTTGAGAAGAGGGATGAAAAACCAAAAAAATGCCTTTATGGATATGAAAGCGAAAGACATCATGACTAGCTCACCTAAATTCATTGACAAAGAAATGAAACTTAAGAAAGCCGAAGAATTAATGATGGAGTATAAAATTAATGCGCTTTTAGTGGTAGAGAACCAAAAGTGTATAGGGGTCTTACAGGTATACGATTTGTAATTTTTCAAGCTTGCGGATAGTGGAAAATTCGCTTTGACAAATAATGCATTCAATAAATCCGCTAGAGGCGACAGTAATTTCCACTGTCTCACCCTGTCGCCAGCGTCCCGCTACTGACGGATACTTATGCGACTGGTACATTCTATTTAAGAGTTAAGATTTTTTTTATAGTATTTCTGCCAAAAAATACCTGTTAAGTAGTGGTCAAATAAAATCGCTTGTGAATCTATTTAAATCTTCTTCGAAGATTCCCTTACTACCAAATTGGTCTTCAAAGAAATGGTCTCCGTAATGCTTTCTTCATCTTCGCCCTTATTGATTTGCTTCATTAACAAGCGCGTTGCCTCTTGCCCCATTTTAAAGCCTGGCTGGGTGACTGAAGACAGAGCAGGCTGGATGAGACTTGAAAACCGCCAATTACTAAAGCCCACAATGGCAATGTCTTCTGGAATGCGTAACTTTTTCTTTCTAATTGCCATCATAGCCCCATAAGCGGCCACATCATTATTAGCAAAGATGGCATCCGGTGGAAAACGATAATCCAAAATTTCATTGGTAATAGATTCGGCTTCTTCAAAGGTGCCCAAACCGCAGACTTTGATCAGATTATCATCTATCATATACCGGTTATCTGCCAATGCGGCTTTATATCCATTTAATCTGTTTTTACTGATGGCTAAGTTTTGTGGTCCAGCCAAGTGAGCTATTCTGTAACAACCTTGTTCAATGAGGTGCGTGGTGGCTTCATAGGCCCCTTGCTCATCATTGACAATCACTTTACATGCATTAAGCGAATCAATAATCCGGTCAAAGAAAACCAATGGGATATCATAATCCAATAAACTTTGTAAGTGATCGTAATTTTCTGTTTCTCTAGAAACCGACATCAGGATACCATCAACGCGAGAGTTAAATAAGGCTTTGGTATTC
This is a stretch of genomic DNA from Marivirga harenae. It encodes these proteins:
- a CDS encoding KpsF/GutQ family sugar-phosphate isomerase, whose product is MSRILESAKETIAIEAKSVQDLASLLTDDFEKAVNAIMESKGKLIVTGMGKSGIIGKKIAATFSSTGTPSYFLHPGEAYHGDLGLIQDHDIVMAISNSGETDELLKIIPFFLRNGNKVIGVSGNPASTLAKNTHFHLNVNVEQEACPLDLAPTSSTTATLVMGDALAVALMKERDFKPEHFALFHPGGSLGRRLLMTVKDVMRSTDLPVIDAESEMDEVIGTMSNGRLGLAIVEENGQLAGVITDGDLRRGMKNQKNAFMDMKAKDIMTSSPKFIDKEMKLKKAEELMMEYKINALLVVENQKCIGVLQVYDL
- a CDS encoding LacI family DNA-binding transcriptional regulator, whose protein sequence is MKKANITIKDIAKELGVSPSTVSRALKDHPDISVDTKKEINELAKKLNYQPNTVALSLRQSKTNTLGVIIPEIAHFFFSAVISGIEDIAHDAGYHVIITQSNESFEREVMNTKALFNSRVDGILMSVSRETENYDHLQSLLDYDIPLVFFDRIIDSLNACKVIVNDEQGAYEATTHLIEQGCYRIAHLAGPQNLAISKNRLNGYKAALADNRYMIDDNLIKVCGLGTFEEAESITNEILDYRFPPDAIFANNDVAAYGAMMAIRKKKLRIPEDIAIVGFSNWRFSSLIQPALSSVTQPGFKMGQEATRLLMKQINKGEDEESITETISLKTNLVVRESSKKI